A part of Paenibacillus sp. IHBB 10380 genomic DNA contains:
- a CDS encoding methyl-accepting chemotaxis protein, translating into MKWFYNLKTAVKLISAFVIVAVILGVVGIYGISNLNKMDEAIVDMYDNRLTPIAYLGEVNELFLLNRIEIRDINTLAKTEAETNDYKNRIHGNLNQIEAVINKYSKTALRVEEQEKMKDYSSIWQRYTTSLNEAIEMNNSDISSEEYTKYLSSGDIQTATDELTDLLQSLIDMNMKQAKGAGEFANDLYTSSRSITIAVIIVALLISIGLGYLISQIIARPLNRVVNLLGKVAGGDLSETSDMDSKDEIGLLANSVNDMILNLRQTVGGILISAETVSAASQQISASTEEIASGSMSQASAAQTMNELFRELSLAINSVAGGAEQASELSDKTMNIAQDGGKVVQISIDGMTRVNEQMSRLEGDSNKIGEIIEVIDDIAEQTNLLALNAAIEAARAGDQGRGFAVVADEVRKLAERSSEATKQITKIIKGMQENTQQSVRAVEEGVASTQKTGEAFEHILSMVSETAYKVTEIAAASEEQAAQSSEVLNAIESISAATEEVAASSGETASTAQSLAQLAEELNHSVTIFKIK; encoded by the coding sequence ATGAAGTGGTTTTATAATTTGAAAACAGCTGTAAAATTAATTTCTGCGTTTGTTATTGTTGCTGTTATATTAGGCGTAGTTGGAATATATGGAATAAGCAATTTGAATAAAATGGATGAAGCTATTGTGGATATGTATGATAACCGGTTAACTCCTATTGCTTATCTTGGTGAAGTGAATGAATTATTTCTACTGAATAGAATAGAAATTCGTGACATTAACACGCTCGCTAAAACAGAGGCAGAGACTAACGATTATAAGAATAGAATTCACGGAAATCTTAATCAAATCGAAGCCGTGATCAATAAATATAGCAAGACAGCCTTAAGGGTAGAGGAACAGGAAAAAATGAAGGATTATTCTTCGATATGGCAACGTTATACTACAAGTCTAAATGAAGCCATTGAAATGAACAATAGCGATATAAGCTCGGAAGAATATACAAAGTATCTATCTTCAGGTGATATACAAACAGCGACTGATGAATTGACAGACTTGCTGCAAAGTTTAATAGACATGAACATGAAGCAGGCGAAGGGGGCAGGAGAGTTCGCCAATGACTTATATACGTCCTCTCGTTCTATTACGATCGCTGTTATTATTGTAGCACTCCTTATCAGTATTGGCTTGGGTTATTTGATATCTCAAATCATAGCAAGACCGTTAAATCGGGTGGTGAATTTGCTAGGTAAAGTAGCAGGTGGAGACTTAAGCGAAACATCGGATATGGATTCTAAAGATGAGATCGGATTGTTGGCTAATTCAGTAAATGACATGATTCTGAACTTAAGACAAACCGTAGGTGGAATTCTGATCTCTGCAGAAACGGTCTCTGCGGCTTCCCAACAGATTTCAGCTAGTACAGAGGAGATCGCTAGTGGAAGTATGAGTCAAGCTAGTGCAGCGCAAACGATGAACGAGTTGTTCCGGGAATTATCCCTAGCCATTAATTCTGTAGCAGGGGGCGCTGAGCAAGCGTCTGAACTGTCTGACAAAACGATGAATATTGCCCAGGATGGGGGTAAGGTTGTCCAAATCTCCATTGATGGGATGACTCGTGTTAACGAACAAATGTCTAGACTTGAAGGAGATTCGAACAAAATCGGAGAGATTATTGAAGTGATTGACGATATTGCGGAACAGACTAATCTTCTTGCACTTAATGCAGCCATTGAGGCGGCCCGTGCTGGAGACCAAGGGCGAGGGTTTGCGGTAGTAGCGGATGAAGTAAGGAAATTAGCTGAGCGAAGTAGTGAAGCAACCAAGCAAATTACGAAAATCATCAAAGGTATGCAAGAGAATACGCAACAAAGTGTAAGAGCAGTAGAAGAAGGTGTAGCTTCCACACAAAAAACGGGTGAAGCATTTGAACATATTCTTTCCATGGTGAGCGAGACAGCTTACAAAGTAACGGAAATAGCCGCGGCAAGTGAGGAACAGGCTGCTCAATCGTCAGAGGTTTTGAACGCAATTGAAAGCATATCCGCAGCTACCGAAGAAGTGGCTGCAAGCAGTGGGGAGACGGCATCGACTGCGCAATCCTTGGCACAACTAGCGGAGGAATTGAACCATTCCGTAACCATTTTCAAAATCAAATAA
- a CDS encoding response regulator transcription factor, with translation MIHILLVDDHPMVMEGTKMILEQEGDIKVYLADSAEKVMDMVSSQSFDVMLFDLHIADVNGIDLAEQVLRMNSNAIILIYTGYEINNHFNLMIEIGIFGFISKSTNREQLVTAIRCALKGEVILPLSLVKQLRRTKFKGSKADEEQTTSTVSNMEYEILKEIAKGKSNKKIAEVVFMSQRSLEYSLTNLFLKLNVKSRMEAAIKAKQMGILMDSDFILK, from the coding sequence ATGATTCATATTTTGTTGGTAGATGACCATCCAATGGTGATGGAAGGAACTAAGATGATACTCGAACAAGAAGGGGATATAAAGGTTTATCTGGCGGATTCCGCTGAGAAAGTTATGGATATGGTAAGTTCACAATCCTTTGATGTAATGTTATTTGATCTTCATATCGCTGATGTGAATGGGATCGATCTGGCCGAACAAGTATTAAGAATGAATTCAAATGCTATCATATTAATCTACACAGGCTATGAAATTAATAACCACTTCAACTTGATGATTGAAATCGGTATATTTGGATTTATTTCCAAGTCAACCAATAGAGAGCAACTCGTCACGGCTATTCGGTGTGCCTTAAAGGGGGAAGTCATTCTACCCCTTTCCTTAGTTAAACAATTGAGAAGAACGAAGTTCAAAGGATCGAAAGCAGATGAAGAACAGACAACCTCTACCGTCAGTAATATGGAATACGAGATATTAAAAGAGATAGCTAAAGGAAAAAGTAACAAGAAAATTGCTGAAGTTGTATTCATGAGCCAGCGGTCACTAGAATATAGCTTAACTAATCTATTCCTTAAGCTAAATGTTAAATCAAGAATGGAAGCGGCTATAAAGGCTAAACAGATGGGGATCTTGATGGACTCAGATTTTATTTTGAAGTGA
- a CDS encoding sensor histidine kinase has translation MRFNEKVVAGMMNSLSNRGITTWSIDKETNLLSMSSDFKRWGGVLSDERYHRPNLLQEMVYAEDVHIFKEHMDKLYTGQTSSLEHRILIHNNELMWVQSIGIPVLNKDNEVYRIDGIVLDITEKKTMQEQLESTFSLYQKMLDTIDVAIWSYDTISRRVSFISDAIAKITGYPAEKAKESNFWSDIIHKDEKGIIEKIMATVAQGIPDLNEYRIIHANGEIRWIQVRIIPSLDRSRSVVRLDGIVADITARKVMEEALHRNEQRYKSLFEYNSDVVCELDLFGNILASNPVAENITGEQLNSSEESLSIMNVFGAEHAGQMTDYFEKAIEGDSQHYVVTSHHKDGGVVHWDLMNVPIQVNNRIVGVFAIAKEVTVKRETEKRLAECEAEYRLITDNMKDMMVVLDSVGNVSVASPSCQSILGIPIELIMDTTILEHIHPDDRQDLIEQIKDMFKTKRSKLLRIRFVHVNGYIIYLESLGTPVFGDDGEMANIVILSRDITKKVKIENELRASEERYQRLIELSPEAIVLHSDYKFIYVNFAGLELFGVSSLSELVGKSIFQCVHPDYRTLVKERLRESIYKQQRLSSPNEQKVIRADGEIIDVEVMASSISYKGENAGISIFRDIRDRKRAEEDRKNSEQTIRESEERYYRLQMSLDQFSHDLFGIMKISQMEERLLKEVRELLEVSNVSIIEVEHNHDKLCEIIETEKGYSLKIGETKGKSYLLCIDEKPIILNITSIRVWLKTITRYVSVLFDHFLLIEDLTKELEQAASGQFTPPWLLRFLFNLSENERKHLAQDLHDSALQEQIIWYRKLDFLLIDRSIPGELREQLEQITEGLLNVIHQIRITCNELRPPMIIKGGLISSLETLFDFTQLRTNYAIHFDAEHFNQKLDDDVLIGLYRIVQELLANAAKHSSATEVRIILSSQGNRVRLEYEDNGIGMELTGTENSPTRMGIYGMRERVRSMDGTIQFLSSKNKGLAIYISVSCKR, from the coding sequence ATGAGATTTAATGAGAAGGTGGTCGCAGGTATGATGAATTCACTCAGCAACAGGGGTATAACCACTTGGTCAATTGATAAGGAAACCAATCTGCTGAGCATGTCGAGTGACTTTAAGAGGTGGGGCGGGGTCTTGAGCGATGAAAGATACCACAGGCCCAATCTCTTGCAAGAAATGGTATATGCAGAAGATGTCCATATCTTCAAAGAACACATGGATAAGTTATATACGGGTCAGACAAGTAGCCTGGAGCATCGTATCCTTATTCATAACAATGAGCTCATGTGGGTTCAAAGTATCGGTATTCCTGTTCTAAATAAGGATAATGAGGTTTATCGAATAGATGGAATTGTACTCGATATAACTGAAAAGAAGACCATGCAGGAACAATTAGAAAGCACATTCTCATTGTATCAAAAGATGTTGGATACGATTGACGTGGCCATCTGGTCCTATGATACCATTTCGCGGAGGGTATCTTTCATTTCGGATGCTATAGCTAAAATTACAGGATATCCAGCGGAGAAAGCAAAGGAAAGTAACTTTTGGTCAGATATTATCCATAAAGACGAGAAAGGTATTATCGAAAAAATAATGGCAACTGTAGCACAAGGAATTCCAGATCTCAACGAATATCGGATTATCCACGCCAATGGCGAAATCAGGTGGATCCAAGTCAGGATCATACCCAGTCTGGATCGATCCCGATCTGTGGTTCGTCTCGACGGTATAGTGGCTGATATTACCGCAAGAAAGGTTATGGAAGAAGCTCTACACAGAAACGAGCAACGTTATAAATCTTTATTTGAGTATAACTCAGATGTCGTGTGCGAATTAGATCTGTTCGGAAATATCCTAGCGAGCAATCCGGTTGCCGAGAATATTACAGGAGAACAATTGAATAGTTCCGAAGAGAGTCTTTCTATCATGAATGTCTTTGGTGCTGAGCATGCGGGGCAGATGACTGATTATTTTGAAAAGGCCATAGAAGGAGACTCCCAACATTATGTAGTGACATCTCATCATAAGGATGGAGGAGTTGTTCACTGGGATTTGATGAACGTCCCCATTCAAGTGAACAATCGAATTGTGGGTGTCTTTGCCATCGCTAAAGAAGTTACTGTTAAAAGGGAAACCGAGAAAAGATTGGCTGAATGTGAAGCTGAGTACCGGTTAATTACCGATAATATGAAAGATATGATGGTAGTCTTAGACTCTGTTGGTAATGTTAGTGTTGCCTCACCTTCTTGTCAGAGTATATTAGGTATCCCTATAGAATTAATTATGGACACTACGATATTAGAACACATTCATCCGGATGATCGGCAAGATTTGATAGAACAAATCAAAGATATGTTTAAAACAAAAAGAAGCAAATTGTTACGCATTCGATTTGTCCATGTAAATGGTTATATCATTTATCTTGAATCCTTGGGTACTCCGGTTTTTGGAGATGATGGAGAAATGGCGAATATCGTCATATTATCGAGGGATATCACTAAAAAGGTGAAAATTGAGAACGAACTTAGAGCGAGTGAGGAGCGTTATCAGAGACTGATTGAATTGTCACCTGAAGCGATCGTTCTCCATAGTGACTATAAGTTTATCTATGTAAACTTTGCCGGTCTTGAGTTATTCGGGGTGTCAAGTTTAAGTGAATTGGTCGGGAAATCTATTTTCCAATGTGTTCATCCCGACTATAGGACGTTGGTGAAGGAGAGACTGAGAGAATCCATCTATAAGCAACAAAGGCTCTCTTCACCTAATGAACAAAAGGTCATCCGAGCAGATGGTGAAATTATCGATGTTGAAGTGATGGCTAGTAGCATTTCCTATAAGGGAGAAAACGCAGGTATATCTATTTTTCGTGATATAAGAGATCGGAAAAGGGCGGAAGAGGACAGAAAGAATTCAGAGCAAACCATTCGTGAAAGCGAGGAACGGTATTATCGATTACAGATGAGTCTGGACCAATTTTCACATGATCTTTTCGGTATTATGAAAATAAGTCAGATGGAAGAGCGTTTGTTGAAAGAAGTACGAGAACTATTAGAGGTTTCAAACGTAAGCATCATTGAAGTTGAACATAATCATGATAAGTTATGCGAGATTATCGAAACGGAAAAAGGTTATTCGCTTAAAATAGGAGAGACCAAGGGGAAGAGCTATTTACTTTGTATTGATGAAAAACCGATCATCCTAAATATTACATCGATAAGAGTGTGGCTTAAGACAATTACCCGATATGTGAGCGTTCTATTTGATCACTTCCTGTTAATCGAAGACTTAACCAAGGAGCTTGAACAGGCTGCCTCTGGGCAATTCACTCCACCATGGCTCCTAAGGTTCTTGTTCAACTTGTCCGAGAATGAGAGAAAACATCTTGCTCAGGACTTACATGACTCTGCACTTCAAGAGCAAATTATCTGGTATCGCAAGCTTGATTTCCTTTTGATAGATCGATCGATCCCAGGTGAACTCCGAGAGCAACTCGAGCAAATCACGGAGGGTTTGTTAAATGTTATTCATCAAATACGTATCACGTGTAATGAGCTAAGACCGCCTATGATAATAAAAGGTGGACTTATTTCTTCGCTTGAGACGCTGTTCGACTTCACTCAATTGCGTACAAACTATGCTATTCATTTTGATGCAGAACATTTCAATCAAAAGTTAGATGATGATGTGCTTATTGGTCTATATCGCATTGTACAGGAGCTCTTAGCTAATGCTGCGAAACATTCCTCTGCAACAGAAGTTCGGATCATCCTATCAAGTCAAGGTAACCGTGTTCGATTGGAATATGAAGATAATGGGATTGGTATGGAACTTACAGGGACAGAGAATTCTCCTACACGCATGGGTATATATGGTATGAGAGAACGGGTTCGTAGTATGGATGGGACAATACAGTTTCTCTCGTCCAAGAACAAGGGACTAGCTATATATATATCTGTATCTTGTAAAAGATAG
- a CDS encoding MerR family transcriptional regulator, with the protein MFRIGDFSKLSRISIRMLRHYNELGLLIPDHIDDFTGYRYYSAAQLTISNRIQVLKGLGFGIPAIGKILTEYDDVETLRKHLIIQHAQMKEEEKVLQQRLTLLQNTIYRLGEDRVNMNYDVNLKEIPERYVASLRDVISAYDQEGQLWARLEKEAGGSLQMATPCYSLAIFHDEGYKESDVDVEIQLSVTGTYRDTDHVRFKRVAPITVASAMITGSYSLLREANVSIANWISDNYYEFDGSMFSIYHVGPATESNPDHWVTEVCYPVKKS; encoded by the coding sequence ATGTTTAGAATAGGTGATTTCTCAAAACTGTCGAGAATTAGTATCCGGATGCTACGACATTATAATGAGTTGGGTTTGCTCATTCCAGACCATATTGATGATTTCACAGGGTATCGTTATTACAGTGCGGCACAGTTAACAATTTCAAACAGAATACAGGTCCTAAAGGGGCTTGGGTTCGGTATTCCGGCAATTGGGAAGATTCTCACGGAATATGATGATGTAGAGACTCTGAGGAAGCACTTGATTATTCAACATGCCCAAATGAAAGAGGAGGAGAAAGTGCTGCAACAAAGGCTGACGCTCCTGCAGAATACGATTTACAGATTAGGAGAGGATCGTGTAAATATGAACTATGATGTTAACTTAAAAGAGATTCCGGAGAGATATGTAGCGAGTCTTAGAGATGTGATTTCGGCCTATGACCAAGAAGGACAGCTTTGGGCAAGATTGGAGAAGGAAGCAGGAGGAAGTCTGCAAATGGCAACTCCATGCTACAGCCTAGCCATTTTTCATGATGAGGGGTACAAAGAGAGTGATGTTGATGTAGAAATTCAGCTTTCAGTTACGGGAACCTATAGGGATACAGATCATGTTCGTTTCAAGAGGGTTGCACCGATCACGGTTGCTTCGGCTATGATTACGGGCAGTTATTCCTTGCTCAGAGAGGCTAATGTATCGATAGCGAACTGGATTTCAGATAATTATTATGAATTTGACGGTTCGATGTTTAGCATCTATCATGTAGGGCCTGCTACGGAGTCCAATCCGGATCACTGGGTTACTGAGGTGTGCTATCCTGTGAAGAAGTCATAA
- a CDS encoding extracellular solute-binding protein — MRNRGIIIVVVVVAVLTLISIYIYPGQQSNQPLTVYVIFQEDEARILLEKFKKETGQSYEVIRMSGGEASYHLLSMNKTGIDVVLGGPADLHEQLKSNGKLVRYSSRMSDQIPEVYKDKFGYWTGMYMGALAIGVNEQVWKQDSQLAALPLPERYEDLLRPELKGKIEIPDPETSGTGYTLLASLAQERGEKKAVELMHALKMQSSATTFSGISSAQRLAVGEVAAVISFMGDQLRFTNSGYSIHSSIPPQAGWEIGAISILKSGDNKAAAEQLVDFVLSKDAQTDYMNSAFSFPVIPNIKTHPLLASVKLEELLTTYHFDIAAEQREDLLGMWREANKH; from the coding sequence TTGAGAAATAGAGGCATTATTATTGTCGTGGTTGTGGTAGCCGTACTTACCCTTATATCGATCTATATCTATCCCGGGCAGCAAAGCAATCAGCCGCTTACGGTATATGTGATTTTTCAGGAGGATGAGGCACGCATTCTGTTGGAGAAGTTTAAAAAGGAGACCGGGCAGTCCTACGAGGTTATTCGTATGTCCGGGGGAGAAGCGAGCTATCATCTGTTATCGATGAACAAGACAGGAATCGATGTCGTCCTCGGAGGACCTGCGGATCTTCATGAGCAGCTTAAGAGTAACGGGAAATTAGTTCGGTATTCATCGCGTATGAGTGATCAGATACCTGAAGTATACAAGGATAAATTCGGATATTGGACGGGAATGTATATGGGTGCACTGGCGATTGGTGTAAACGAGCAGGTATGGAAGCAGGACTCCCAACTTGCAGCTTTACCGCTACCGGAGAGATATGAGGACCTCCTGCGTCCAGAACTTAAGGGAAAAATTGAAATTCCTGATCCCGAAACGTCAGGCACGGGATATACCTTGTTAGCTTCTCTTGCTCAGGAACGTGGCGAGAAGAAGGCTGTAGAGCTTATGCACGCGCTCAAGATGCAGAGTTCAGCGACTACATTCTCAGGAATTAGTTCTGCCCAGCGACTTGCTGTAGGTGAAGTCGCTGCCGTCATCAGCTTCATGGGAGATCAGCTTCGGTTTACGAATTCAGGTTACAGTATTCATTCCTCTATTCCTCCGCAAGCAGGATGGGAGATTGGGGCTATATCCATTCTGAAGAGTGGAGACAATAAAGCTGCCGCGGAGCAACTCGTGGACTTCGTACTGTCGAAGGATGCTCAGACAGATTATATGAATTCAGCTTTCTCTTTTCCTGTGATTCCGAATATTAAGACCCATCCCTTACTGGCTTCTGTCAAGTTAGAGGAGTTGCTGACGACGTACCATTTCGATATCGCTGCCGAGCAACGAGAAGACTTGCTCGGAATGTGGCGTGAGGCAAATAAACACTAG
- a CDS encoding ABC transporter ATP-binding protein gives MMESKILLDLKNVNKVFGNNHVLKNINLQIERGKFITFLGPSGCGKTTLLRSIAGFYTVDEGEVWIDGKLVNDLPPYKRGTPMVFQEYALFPHMTVFDNIAYGLDIKKRPEEEVQQRVQAVMAQVKLTGLEERYPHEMSGGQQQRVAMARALVMNSPIILLDEPLSNLDAKLREEVRVELRSIQQELGLTVIYVTHDQLEALSMSDQIVVFNKGAIDQYGTPHEIYYEPRTQYVADFIGTTNFTEAVVVHAEGGKATVRYGQAEEDTVTIPTDEKLSVGEEIILSIRPESIRLNQPEIGEFNVIGAVKSSMFLGEKERYFLGDGSGKEWIVDAYDIGQKTFEGQVRMSAAADRIHIIKKVN, from the coding sequence ATGATGGAATCAAAGATACTACTAGATCTAAAAAATGTGAATAAAGTGTTTGGTAATAACCACGTCCTGAAAAATATTAACCTGCAGATTGAACGGGGGAAGTTCATAACCTTTCTAGGTCCGAGTGGTTGTGGTAAGACGACGTTACTCCGGTCCATCGCAGGTTTCTATACCGTCGATGAGGGTGAGGTGTGGATTGACGGGAAGTTGGTTAATGATTTACCACCCTACAAACGGGGCACCCCGATGGTGTTTCAAGAATATGCTCTTTTCCCGCATATGACGGTATTTGATAATATTGCCTATGGACTGGATATTAAGAAACGGCCTGAAGAGGAAGTACAGCAACGGGTTCAGGCTGTTATGGCTCAGGTCAAATTAACGGGACTTGAAGAACGTTATCCACATGAAATGTCCGGTGGCCAGCAACAGCGTGTGGCTATGGCCCGTGCCTTAGTCATGAACTCGCCGATTATTCTTCTGGATGAGCCACTCAGTAACCTTGACGCTAAATTACGTGAAGAGGTACGGGTTGAGCTGCGGAGCATTCAGCAGGAGCTGGGGTTAACCGTGATCTACGTAACACATGATCAACTGGAAGCTTTATCGATGTCGGATCAAATCGTCGTCTTTAATAAGGGGGCTATTGACCAGTACGGTACACCACATGAGATATACTATGAACCGCGTACCCAATATGTAGCAGACTTTATTGGAACGACGAATTTTACCGAAGCTGTAGTTGTACATGCAGAAGGGGGTAAGGCAACGGTTCGCTACGGTCAAGCGGAAGAAGATACGGTTACCATTCCTACAGACGAGAAGCTAAGTGTCGGCGAAGAGATTATTCTGAGTATTCGCCCCGAGTCAATACGTCTAAATCAGCCGGAGATCGGTGAGTTTAACGTCATTGGAGCTGTTAAATCATCGATGTTCTTAGGGGAGAAAGAACGATATTTCCTAGGTGATGGATCTGGTAAGGAATGGATTGTCGACGCTTATGATATTGGCCAGAAGACTTTTGAAGGTCAAGTTCGGATGAGTGCAGCGGCAGATAGAATTCATATTATTAAAAAGGTTAATTAG
- a CDS encoding ABC transporter permease: MMKEKKGIGESINRLFKDPSSLVLVLTSFAFLILFVIYPLIVVVFTSGFDNWGTFFSKPRYGKALLNTIVSSSLSAFTATVIGFIYAYAIHYSNIRGKKFFRFIAFIPLLAPSVMSGLAFLLLFGRGGMISQWLNTNFNFELDLYGLPGLWIVQTISYFPLAYMTITGILRSISPNLEIAAQNLGARGFKLFRTITFKLALPGVINAFLLVAINCFADFGNPKLIGGNYSLLAVEIYGEIINNEAGLASVMGIILVIPALIVFWVQNKVLSKGSYSTITGKPVSGLKRITTSKKTDTLLFIFNSMISLFIISMFAITILFAFTKNFGRDNTFTLDHMMKVVFSSSSPAVLNSLVLSLISAVLAVAFALVLAYIVVRKPFPGKKILDFSAVLPIALPGTFVGLALIVAFSNGPIVLQGSAALIVIAMLLKQMPVGYRGLTASFKQVDKSIEEAANNMGANSRKTLTTIVFPMLQKTVVANFVYAFMKNMNTLSTIIFLITPKWVVAAVSIFNYAETGTYYWAAAVAVGLMGATLGTLGVIKLIFRSKVKIFDF, from the coding sequence ATGATGAAAGAAAAAAAAGGCATTGGGGAGTCGATCAACAGGCTCTTCAAAGATCCGTCGTCACTCGTCCTTGTACTGACTAGTTTTGCATTCCTAATTCTGTTTGTCATTTACCCGCTTATTGTCGTTGTCTTTACATCAGGATTTGACAATTGGGGAACATTCTTTAGTAAACCCCGTTATGGTAAGGCATTATTAAATACGATAGTCAGTTCATCGTTATCTGCATTTACGGCAACGGTAATCGGATTTATATACGCTTATGCTATTCATTACAGTAACATTAGGGGAAAGAAGTTCTTCCGATTTATTGCCTTTATCCCGCTATTAGCACCTTCGGTCATGAGTGGTTTAGCATTCCTATTACTATTCGGCCGTGGCGGCATGATCTCACAATGGTTAAATACCAACTTTAATTTCGAGCTAGATTTATATGGATTGCCGGGGCTGTGGATTGTTCAGACCATTTCCTATTTCCCACTGGCCTATATGACCATAACCGGTATATTGCGCTCTATATCACCGAATCTGGAGATTGCAGCACAGAATCTCGGTGCGAGAGGGTTCAAACTGTTCCGAACCATTACATTCAAACTCGCGCTTCCAGGTGTCATTAATGCATTCTTGTTGGTAGCGATTAACTGTTTCGCCGACTTCGGGAACCCGAAGCTGATTGGCGGTAATTATTCACTCCTAGCGGTTGAAATTTACGGTGAAATTATTAATAACGAAGCAGGACTTGCATCTGTTATGGGGATTATTCTGGTTATTCCTGCACTAATTGTATTCTGGGTTCAGAATAAAGTTTTATCCAAAGGTTCCTACTCTACGATTACAGGTAAGCCAGTATCCGGATTGAAACGGATAACAACATCCAAGAAGACAGATACGTTACTCTTTATTTTTAACAGTATGATCTCGTTGTTCATTATTTCGATGTTTGCGATTACGATTCTATTTGCTTTTACGAAAAACTTCGGCCGAGATAATACGTTCACACTGGATCATATGATGAAGGTTGTCTTCAGTTCATCTAGTCCAGCCGTATTAAACAGCTTAGTGTTATCGTTAATTAGTGCCGTGCTGGCGGTGGCGTTTGCTCTAGTTCTCGCTTATATCGTCGTCCGTAAACCTTTTCCAGGCAAAAAAATCCTTGATTTCAGCGCGGTTCTTCCCATTGCGCTTCCAGGAACATTCGTTGGTCTTGCTCTGATTGTTGCTTTCAGCAACGGTCCGATCGTCTTGCAGGGATCTGCGGCGCTCATTGTCATCGCGATGCTACTCAAACAGATGCCCGTTGGGTATCGAGGATTGACAGCCTCCTTTAAACAGGTGGATAAATCGATCGAAGAAGCAGCCAATAACATGGGGGCGAACAGCCGTAAAACGCTGACAACGATTGTATTTCCAATGTTGCAAAAAACCGTCGTAGCGAACTTTGTCTATGCGTTTATGAAAAATATGAATACCCTGAGTACGATTATTTTCTTAATAACCCCTAAATGGGTAGTCGCGGCCGTGTCGATCTTTAACTATGCCGAGACGGGAACGTACTATTGGGCAGCCGCTGTGGCTGTGGGGTTGATGGGTGCAACGTTAGGTACACTTGGAGTGATCAAGCTGATCTTCCGTTCCAAGGTGAAAATATTTGATTTCTAG
- a CDS encoding ABC transporter substrate-binding protein, which translates to MARKKKSSSSVIILSVIVIVLVAGFFMYKSGIFGGKEKQKITVYSIFQEEEARKILDKFKAETGIDYDILRLPSGEAVSRIQNEMSNPQADFLMGGPADSHQVLKEAGSLEGYVSPNASDIPDNMKDKEGFWTGFYLNPIAIGINEERWKEKYGTDPYPESFKDLLDPKFKGEIGMSDPATSGTAYTAVASLAQVWGEEEMINYIKDLMPNLKERPKSGIEPIQKAAKGEYTIGVTFLGDQLKIKYQGNPIVSVVPEAAGYEIGGLSIVKDGPNTEAAKKLMDYMLTNEPGELYTQSAYAVSVKASVPIPEGGIDIKTTKYNADYDLLKAASQRKELQSALKDLK; encoded by the coding sequence ATGGCGAGAAAGAAAAAAAGTAGTAGCTCAGTCATTATATTGTCGGTCATTGTGATTGTATTGGTAGCGGGGTTCTTTATGTACAAATCTGGAATATTTGGCGGTAAAGAAAAACAGAAAATTACCGTATATTCCATCTTCCAGGAGGAAGAAGCTCGTAAAATACTGGATAAATTCAAAGCTGAAACGGGGATTGATTATGATATCCTTCGCTTGCCAAGTGGCGAAGCAGTATCCCGTATACAGAATGAGATGTCGAACCCTCAAGCTGACTTCCTGATGGGTGGACCAGCGGATTCGCACCAAGTACTGAAAGAGGCAGGTTCACTGGAAGGTTATGTTTCTCCGAATGCTTCTGATATTCCTGACAATATGAAAGACAAAGAGGGATTCTGGACGGGATTCTATCTAAATCCAATAGCGATCGGCATTAATGAGGAACGTTGGAAAGAGAAGTATGGTACTGATCCGTATCCTGAATCCTTTAAGGATCTGCTTGATCCTAAATTCAAAGGTGAGATCGGCATGTCCGATCCAGCGACATCAGGTACAGCTTATACAGCAGTAGCTTCATTGGCCCAAGTGTGGGGTGAAGAAGAAATGATCAACTATATCAAGGACTTGATGCCTAACCTGAAAGAAAGACCAAAGTCTGGTATTGAGCCGATTCAGAAAGCCGCTAAGGGAGAGTATACGATAGGTGTGACTTTCCTCGGCGACCAGTTGAAGATTAAATATCAAGGCAATCCGATTGTTAGTGTCGTACCGGAAGCCGCAGGATATGAAATTGGTGGATTGTCCATCGTGAAAGATGGACCTAACACGGAAGCAGCGAAGAAGCTGATGGATTATATGCTTACAAATGAACCAGGTGAGTTGTATACGCAATCTGCATACGCGGTATCCGTTAAGGCTTCTGTACCGATTCCAGAGGGTGGTATCGATATTAAAACGACTAAATACAACGCTGATTATGATTTACTGAAAGCGGCTTCACAACGTAAAGAATTGCAAAGTGCACTGAAAGATTTGAAATAA